The genomic interval GATAGCAATGTTACCAAATTTGCTATTAATATTTATTGGCGAAGATTCTATTGTAGCTTCTTTTTTAAAGAAATCAGTGTTTTTAGTTTTATGCCTTTCTTTGTTAATAATACCATTATCTTTCTTGAAACCGAAATACTATAGTTGGATTATTTTATTAATTTTTCCTTTAATATTATTTGAAATCTCTACAATTGGTCATTTTAAAGCACCATCTTCAGAAGAAATTATCGCCTCAATATTTTTAACGAATTACTATGAAGTTTCAGAGTTAATTAGAGGCAATTTTTTAAGCAGTCTTATTGCTCTTATATTATTTTTAATTACAGTTTTTATTAGTATAAAAATTAAACAAAGTTTCAAATTATCTAAAAATATTAAAAAGTTAATTTTAATATCTTGCCTTAGTTTTTTTACAGTCTTATATATTAGAAATTATATAGTTTCATTAACTTTTAAAGATAATTTTAAGGAAAGACTTGGCGCAACAAATTATGCTATTGATGTTCAATTAAATAAAACATTTCCTGTTGATGTTTTTTTAAAACTTGGAAAAGCCTATAAAGGGATTAAGCGAAAAAAAAGGTATAAAGAAAATATTAAAGATTATAAATTTGGTGCAATAAAAAATGACACCATAAAGAAACAAGAAATATATGTTCTAGTTATTGGTGAAACTTCTAGAAAACATAATTTTAGTTTATACGGATACCATAAAAAAACTACTCCTAATCTTGATGAAATTTCAAATATTATTGCATTTCGTAATGTTAAATCAGCTGCTAATGTAACCTCTTTAAGTATTCCATTTATGGTTACAAGGGCTACCCCAAGTAATTTGAATCCAAAATTTAATGAACCAGCAATTTTAAATGGTTTTAAAGAAGCAGGATTTAAGACTTATTGGTTAAGTAATCAAGCAATTGGAGTTGGAAGTGTTTTTGGCTTTTATTCTAGTCTAGCTGATGTTTATAAAAATACTTCTGCATCTTTAGATGTAGCAAATTATGATGAAAAGTTATTTCCAGAACTAAAAAATGTATTAGAAGATTCAACTAGTTCTAAAAAATTTATTGTAATTCACCTTTTAGGTAGTCATTTTAGATATAACTACAGATATCCAAAACAATTTAATTTCTTTAATCCTTCAATGTCGAAGGGATTATCTATACAAAACAGTAGTAGTATTTCTAAAAAAAATGAACTCATAAATAGCTATGATAATTCAATTTTGTATACAGATTATGTTATTAATAATTTCATAAATCAATTAAAACAACAAAATGCAGTTTCTTACTTATATTACATTTCTGATCATGGAGAAAATTTATATGATGATGACAGAAATAAACTTTTACACGGTTTTAACAAGCCAACAAAATATGAAATTGATATACCATTAGTTATTTGGTTATCAAAAAAATACAAAAATCAATATAAAGAAAAAGCGTTTCAATTATTATTTAATAAAAATAGTCAAATATCAACAGTTAATACGTTTCACACTTTGCTAAATATGTCTAATATAAAATATAGGACTGAAGATTTAAAACAAAGTTTTGCTAACAAAATGTTTGATTCTATTCAATCAAGATATTTTTATACTGCTGATAAAAACATAATAAAATTAGATAAATGATAAAAATATACCACAATCCACGTTGTTCAAAGTCTAGACAAGGTTTAGCTGTTATAGAAGAATCTGGTAAAGAATTTGAAATTGTAAAATATTTAGAAAATAATCTAACGGAAAAAGAATTAGCTAAAATTCTACAATTGCTAAACATTTCTCCTATTCAACTTGTTAGGAAAAATGAAAAAATCTGGAAAGAAAATTATAAAGGAAAAGAATTAAGTGATTCACAAATCATTAATTCAATGATTGAAAATCCAAAATTAATTGAACGTCCTATAGTTATTAATAAAGACAAAGCTGCAATCGGAAGACCATTAGAAAACATTATTGCTATTTTATAATTTTTCTTTAACAAAACATTAACTTAATGCTATTAAACTTAATAGGAAGTTTGTTGTCTTAACTCGAAGAATAATTCAATTTAAATGAGAAAAATAATATCCCTCCTACTTTTGTTATGCACTTTAGTTGCATTCGGACAAAGACCACAAAAACCAATGGTTACTATTACTGGGAAAGTAATAGATAAACTAAGCAATCAGCCTTTAGAATACGCAACTGTAGTTTTAAAAAATAGTAGAACAAAAAAAGTTAGTGGTGGAATTACTAATGAAAAAGGAGTATTTTCCATAAAAACATCGAAAGGTATTTACGATATAAGTTTTGAATTCATTTCATTCAAGACCAAAAAATTACCTAAAACAAAAATTTTAAGTGATAAAAATTTCGGTACTATTATTTTAGCTGAAGATTCAGAAAGTCTTGATGAAATAAGTATTATTGCAGAAAAGTCTACTGTAGAAATTCGCTTAGACAAAAAGATTTATAATGTTGGTAAGGACATGACAGTTAAAGGTGGAACTGCTTCTGATGTACTAGATAATGTTCCTTCAGTAAATGTAGATGTTGATGGCGCTGTAAGTCTTCGTGGAAATGAAAACGTTAGAATTCTTATCGACGGAAAACCTTCTGCTTTAGCTGGTTTAGGAGGAACTGATGCACTACGAAATTTACCCGCAGATGCTATAGAAAAAGTAGAAGTTATTACCTCACCATCCGCTAGATACGATGCAGAAGGAACGGCAGGAATATTAAATATCATTCTTAGAAAAGGAAAAATAACAGGGTTTAATGGTTCTGTAAATGTTTCAGTAGGAAATCCCGATATGTTTAGAATTGCTCCAAATTTGAATTTCAGAACTAAAAAAATAAATCTATTTTCTAACATTGGCTATTCGTACAGAAATGGTCCTGGAAATGCAGATATAGATATCACTAATTTTAATAATGGTGTTATTACTGATTTTAGAACTGAAGACAGAATTTACCAGCGAAAGAGAAATGGTTTTAATGGTTCTTTAGGACTAGAATATTATCTTACTAAAAACAGTTCAATTACTGGGCAATTTGTTTACAGAAACTCAGATGGAGATGATTTAGCAACAAATTTTATTCAGAATTTAGATCCTAATAAAACGATACTTGAAACTTTTAATAGGGTTGAAAATGAGTTGGAAGATGATATTACAAAACAATATTCTATAAACTACACCAACAATTTTAAACAGAAAGGAAAAAAGTTGACAATTGATTTGCAATATAGTGACAGTAACGAAAGTGAGCTTGCTACAATTACAAGTAATGCTGTATTAGCAGAAAACAATTCGCAAATTACAACAGAAAAAAGAACATTGTTTCAGATAGATTATGTGCTACCTATTGGAGAAGATAGTCAGTTTGAAATTGGACAACGTACTAATTTAGAAGATGTTTCATCTGATTTTAGAGTAAGAGATAGCAATGGAAATCCATTTGTTTTTGATCCTTCAAATAACATTAATTTTAAACAGAATATCTATGCGTTTTATGCGCAATATGGTAGTAAAATTAATAAGTTCTCATATTTATTAGGATTACGTTCGGAAACAACAAATTTCGATTTACTACTAATTAACACTAACGAACTTTCTAAAAAGAATTACACAGAATTTTTTCCTACTGTAAACTTTGGATATGAAATTAATGATTCAGATAATTTAACATTCGGTATTAGCAGACGATTAAGAAGACCAAGATCTTGGTTTTTAAATCCTTTCGAAACACGTAATTCTGATACGTATATATTTAAAGGAAATCCAGATTTAAATCCAACTTTCACAAGTTCTTTTGATTTAGGATATACTACAAAAATCAATAAACTAACGTTAAATTCATCAATCTATTATCAACGGTCTAAAAATAACTTTCAGTTTGTAACTAGGGAAGAAATTAGGGATATTGGAGGTGTAAATACTCCTGTACAGCTTAGACAACCCATAAATTTATCTTCCGAAGATAGATATGGTTTTGAATTTACGTCAAATTATAACCCTTCCAGAAAAGTAAGATTAACTGGTAGTTTTAATTTTTTCAACTTTAAAACTGACGGAGATTTCACTTATACTAATTCTATTGGACAAGTTAAAACTCAAAATTTTGACGCTAAAAACAGTAGTTGGTTTACACGATTTAATGCAAGAATAACGCTGCCTGCTAAAATACAATGGCAAACAAGTTTTATGTTTCGTGGATCGCAAGAAACAGCACAGAGCAATCGAAAAGGTGTGCCTTCTATTAGTTTAGCTTTAAGCAAAGATCTATTTAAAGAAAAAGCTTCTTTAGTTTTAAATGTAAGTGATTTATTAAATTCTAGAAAAAGAATTTCTGAGACTTTTATTCCAGATAGAGATAATCCAAATAGTATTACAAACCAAGAATTTCAATGGAGACAGCGTCAAATAACGTTAAGTTTTACTTATAGATTTAATCAAAAGAAAAAAAGAGAACGCTCGAGAGGAAGAAATTATGATGATGGAGGTGGCGGAGAATTTGGAGGCTAAAAATAATATCAACAAAAAAAGGATCGCAATTGCGATCCTTTTTTATTTTATGTTGTAAAAACTACTTTCCTTGAGCAGCTTTTTTAGCTTCTTTTTTTAATTTCCAATTTTCCCAAATAGTTCCACCAATCCAATATGGAACTACAAATGTTAATAAGAATATTAACAACCAAAATCCTGTTGTAAAAATAAACATGAATAATACTAATCCTGAAAATTCTGAAAAATCTAACATTTGTTTCTCTTTGTAAAAATTATAACGCAAAAATAATACATATTTTCAATTCTAACTATCAAAACAAAAATTATTTCAACAACAATAAAGTTGATTTTGTTAATAACCGATTGTGCTAGATTTTGTAAATTTGAAACTTCTAAATTCATTCAATAAAATGACTAAATACAGAATAGAAAAAGACACCATGGGACAAGTTAATGTTCCTGCTGATAAATATTGGGGAGCTCAAACAGAACGTTCTCGTAATAATTTTAAAATTGGACCTTCTGGTTCTATGCCATTAGAAGTGGTCTACGGCTTTGCATGCCTTAAGAAAGCTGCTGCATTTACAAATTGTGAATTAGGTGTTTTATCTTCAGAAAAAAGAGATTTAATTGCTCAAGTTTGTGATGAAATTTTAGAAGGAAAATTAGATGATCAGTTTCCGTTAGTTATTTGGCAAACAGGTTCTGGTACGCAATCTAACATGAATGTAAATGAAGTAATTGCCAATAGAGCTCATGAAATTGCTGGAAAAGTAATTGGAGAAGGCGATAAAACCATTCAACCCAATGATGATGTAAACAAATCACAATCATCAAATGATACCTTTCCAACAGGAATGCATATTGCTGCTTATAAAAAAATTGTAGAAAACACAATTCCTGGAATTGAGCAATTAAGAAATACTTTAAAAGCAAAATCAGAAGCATTTAAAGACGTTGTAAAAATTGGACGTACACATTTAATGGATGCTACTCCCCTAACCTTAGGGCAAGAATTTTCTGGATATGTAGCGCAATTAAACTTCGGATTAAAAGCATTAAAAAATACTTTAGAACATTTATCTCAATTAGCTTTGGGAGGGACTGCAGTTGGAACTGGATTAAATACACCTGCTGGATATGATGTTTTAGTAGCAAAATATATTGCAGAATTTACTGAATTACCTTTTGTTACTGCCGAAAATAAATTTGAAGCATTAGCAGCACATGATGCTTTGGTAGAAACTCACGGAGCATTAAAACAAATAGCTGTTTCTTTAAATAAAATTGCAAACGACATTCGATTAATGGCTTCTGGACCTCGTTCTGGTATTGGAGAATTAATTATTCCTGCCAATGAACCTGGATCGTCTATTATGCCTGGAAAAGTAAATCCTACGCAGGCAGAAGCAATTACAATGGTTTGTGCGCAAGTGATGGGAAATGATGTTGCAGTTACTGTTGGTGGAACTCAAGGACATTATGAATTAAATGTTTTTAAACCAATGATGGCGGCTAATGTGTTACAATCTGCACAATTAATTGGTGATGCTTGTGTTTCTTTTGATGAAAATTGTGCTGCTGGAATTGAGCCAAACCATACTAGAATAATTGAGTTAGTAAATAATTCGTTAATGTTAGTTACTGCTTTAAATACTAAAATTGGGTATTATAAAGCTGCTGAAATAGCTAATACTGCACACACAAACGGAACAACCTTAAAAGAAGAAGCTGTTCGTTTAGGATATGTAACTTCAGAACAATATGATGATTGGGTAAAACCAGAAGATATGACAGGAAGTTTAAAATAAACTTTTACAGAATAAAATTGAAAACCATTTTAAATTTATTTAAAGTGGTTTTTTTTTTGCTTAATTTTGATGTAACTCAAAACTAAATAATGACAACAATATTCATCAACATAAAAGAATTAATTCAGGTTAGAGATATTAGTATAAAAAAAGTTTCCGGTAAAGAAATGAGTGATTTACCAAGCATAAAGGATGCTTTTTTAGTAATTAAAAAAGATGTTATTATTGAATTTGGCACTATGAAAGATGTATCTTTTTCGGCAGATAAAACAATAGATTGTTCAGGTAAAATAATTTTACCGACTTGGTGCGATTCACACACACATATTGTCTATGCTGGTAATAGAGAGCAGGAGTTTGTTGATAGAATTAAAGGTTTAACTTATGAGGAAATTGCAAATAATGGTGGCGGAATTCTAAATTCTGCTAAAAAATTACAAGAAATTTCTGAAGATGAATTATATACACAATCTGCAAAACGACTAGAAGAAGTTATGACTATGGGTACTGGCGCAGTAGAAATTAAATCAGGTTATGGATTAACTGTTGAGGCTGAATTAAAGATGTTGAGAGTCATAAAAAAACTCAAAGAAAATTATTCCATTCCGATTAAAGCAACATTTTTGGGAGCGCATGCGTTTCCTCAAGAATACAAAAATAATAAAGAAGCCTATATCAATTTAATAATTGAAGAAATGCTTCCTAGAATTGTCAAAGAGAATTTAGCTGAGTTTATTGATGCTTTTTGTGAAACTGGTTATTTTTCTGTTGATGATACTGATAAAATTTTGACTGCAGGAAAAAAATATGGATTAATACCTAAAGTACACGTAAATCAATTTACAAGTATTGGAGGTGTACAAATTAGTGTAAAACACAAGGCGTTATCTATAGATCATTTAGAAATTATGACTGATAAAGATATTGATAGTTTAAAAAACACTGAAACAATGCCTGTAGCATTGCCATCATGTTCTTACTTTTTAGGTATTCCTTATACTCCTGCTAGAAAAATTATTGGTGCTAATTTACCTTTAGCTTTAGCTACTGATTTTAATCCAGGCTCTACTCCTTCTGGGAATATGAATTTTGTAGTAGCAACAGCATGTATAAAAATGAAAATGACTCCGGAAGAAGTAATTAATGCCGCAACTATAAACGG from Lutibacter sp. Hel_I_33_5 carries:
- a CDS encoding phosphoethanolamine transferase, with translation MDRRSNTKQYFYLIIILLIAMLPNLLLIFIGEDSIVASFLKKSVFLVLCLSLLIIPLSFLKPKYYSWIILLIFPLILFEISTIGHFKAPSSEEIIASIFLTNYYEVSELIRGNFLSSLIALILFLITVFISIKIKQSFKLSKNIKKLILISCLSFFTVLYIRNYIVSLTFKDNFKERLGATNYAIDVQLNKTFPVDVFLKLGKAYKGIKRKKRYKENIKDYKFGAIKNDTIKKQEIYVLVIGETSRKHNFSLYGYHKKTTPNLDEISNIIAFRNVKSAANVTSLSIPFMVTRATPSNLNPKFNEPAILNGFKEAGFKTYWLSNQAIGVGSVFGFYSSLADVYKNTSASLDVANYDEKLFPELKNVLEDSTSSKKFIVIHLLGSHFRYNYRYPKQFNFFNPSMSKGLSIQNSSSISKKNELINSYDNSILYTDYVINNFINQLKQQNAVSYLYYISDHGENLYDDDRNKLLHGFNKPTKYEIDIPLVIWLSKKYKNQYKEKAFQLLFNKNSQISTVNTFHTLLNMSNIKYRTEDLKQSFANKMFDSIQSRYFYTADKNIIKLDK
- the hutI gene encoding imidazolonepropionase, which codes for MTTIFINIKELIQVRDISIKKVSGKEMSDLPSIKDAFLVIKKDVIIEFGTMKDVSFSADKTIDCSGKIILPTWCDSHTHIVYAGNREQEFVDRIKGLTYEEIANNGGGILNSAKKLQEISEDELYTQSAKRLEEVMTMGTGAVEIKSGYGLTVEAELKMLRVIKKLKENYSIPIKATFLGAHAFPQEYKNNKEAYINLIIEEMLPRIVKENLAEFIDAFCETGYFSVDDTDKILTAGKKYGLIPKVHVNQFTSIGGVQISVKHKALSIDHLEIMTDKDIDSLKNTETMPVALPSCSYFLGIPYTPARKIIGANLPLALATDFNPGSTPSGNMNFVVATACIKMKMTPEEVINAATINGAYAMNLSDKVGSITKGKKANFIITKEIPSYGFIPYSFGSNLIDEVYISGEKVN
- the fumC gene encoding class II fumarate hydratase, with translation MTKYRIEKDTMGQVNVPADKYWGAQTERSRNNFKIGPSGSMPLEVVYGFACLKKAAAFTNCELGVLSSEKRDLIAQVCDEILEGKLDDQFPLVIWQTGSGTQSNMNVNEVIANRAHEIAGKVIGEGDKTIQPNDDVNKSQSSNDTFPTGMHIAAYKKIVENTIPGIEQLRNTLKAKSEAFKDVVKIGRTHLMDATPLTLGQEFSGYVAQLNFGLKALKNTLEHLSQLALGGTAVGTGLNTPAGYDVLVAKYIAEFTELPFVTAENKFEALAAHDALVETHGALKQIAVSLNKIANDIRLMASGPRSGIGELIIPANEPGSSIMPGKVNPTQAEAITMVCAQVMGNDVAVTVGGTQGHYELNVFKPMMAANVLQSAQLIGDACVSFDENCAAGIEPNHTRIIELVNNSLMLVTALNTKIGYYKAAEIANTAHTNGTTLKEEAVRLGYVTSEQYDDWVKPEDMTGSLK
- a CDS encoding outer membrane beta-barrel family protein — its product is MRKIISLLLLLCTLVAFGQRPQKPMVTITGKVIDKLSNQPLEYATVVLKNSRTKKVSGGITNEKGVFSIKTSKGIYDISFEFISFKTKKLPKTKILSDKNFGTIILAEDSESLDEISIIAEKSTVEIRLDKKIYNVGKDMTVKGGTASDVLDNVPSVNVDVDGAVSLRGNENVRILIDGKPSALAGLGGTDALRNLPADAIEKVEVITSPSARYDAEGTAGILNIILRKGKITGFNGSVNVSVGNPDMFRIAPNLNFRTKKINLFSNIGYSYRNGPGNADIDITNFNNGVITDFRTEDRIYQRKRNGFNGSLGLEYYLTKNSSITGQFVYRNSDGDDLATNFIQNLDPNKTILETFNRVENELEDDITKQYSINYTNNFKQKGKKLTIDLQYSDSNESELATITSNAVLAENNSQITTEKRTLFQIDYVLPIGEDSQFEIGQRTNLEDVSSDFRVRDSNGNPFVFDPSNNINFKQNIYAFYAQYGSKINKFSYLLGLRSETTNFDLLLINTNELSKKNYTEFFPTVNFGYEINDSDNLTFGISRRLRRPRSWFLNPFETRNSDTYIFKGNPDLNPTFTSSFDLGYTTKINKLTLNSSIYYQRSKNNFQFVTREEIRDIGGVNTPVQLRQPINLSSEDRYGFEFTSNYNPSRKVRLTGSFNFFNFKTDGDFTYTNSIGQVKTQNFDAKNSSWFTRFNARITLPAKIQWQTSFMFRGSQETAQSNRKGVPSISLALSKDLFKEKASLVLNVSDLLNSRKRISETFIPDRDNPNSITNQEFQWRQRQITLSFTYRFNQKKKRERSRGRNYDDGGGGEFGG
- the arsC gene encoding arsenate reductase (glutaredoxin) (This arsenate reductase requires both glutathione and glutaredoxin to convert arsenate to arsenite, after which the efflux transporter formed by ArsA and ArsB can extrude the arsenite from the cell, providing resistance.), whose protein sequence is MIKIYHNPRCSKSRQGLAVIEESGKEFEIVKYLENNLTEKELAKILQLLNISPIQLVRKNEKIWKENYKGKELSDSQIINSMIENPKLIERPIVINKDKAAIGRPLENIIAIL